Proteins encoded together in one Chaetodon auriga isolate fChaAug3 chromosome 20, fChaAug3.hap1, whole genome shotgun sequence window:
- the syde1 gene encoding rho GTPase-activating protein SYDE1, which produces MAEPLLKRTFSRLRGKDRSRRKTDPKLSDVPSMPDAVLQTSSSPSSPSMMTTRTPPAADPDPPSPPQNHITVAKKQMWARQGSTAPPTTLPSSSAPRISDREQPSGISQDAPGQAWSQRLAQDKTEQCSNRTCISLAWDMTSTSCVPVSSSAVHQEAPQPAGGSPDAPTTSVSTKSGQRAYLQSLDRSSRAWVLSSAKTQASDEACGLQEESGSNIWYNPIPEEEDAVGPRREEEIWRRRDKRDEGRAAKRTGPGDSRAELGGVWVGSAESFSSGCPLEGANPSVSHHIDNITTENADYPPSDSSPASQKKGVVSTSVIDRLRSPGTVRKLSLKMKKLPELRRKLSLRSSRAHRQGNDSRGGGDESTSKNTASSSALSNQNVISRYHLDSSAPPVRPLRRSSRGRSASKGGYLSDGDSPELLPRQQAPPLTTSQETACNVSSFQLYVGSDPQRCSQRVTGLLTVHLLGLEEMKTSRSEGSKDVFLAIQIDGVTRARTSLLTLRGSSLSLNHTFHLELERARQLRIVVLTPANPQAGGGSKSGTDQGQTSGGPTRNRVCSLGGVSIPPLFKASRSQQLCVKLEPRGLLYVKLSLQEKWDTQPSSDPAAPANVFGVELHHLVEKEGSAAPIPLLIQKCVAEIERRGLKVVGLYRLCGSAAVKKELRDWFERNSSAVCLSEDLYPDINVITGILKDYLRELPSQLITKTLYQVVREAMTLRPPPTPPATPDPELAQSTVELLSCLPPPERATLSLLLDHLSLVASFSSSNRMTHQNLAVCFGPVLLTPTQEAWRAGGGGGGGGGGRGGRGGGKGFGHGEEIASAVDFKRHIEALHYLLQLWPVPTHRVPADDHIEVSLPPSPALTPNPLDQQQRHPALRLVLPQNQEEEVVVSRRGRSGLARLESPPPINRYAGDWSICGRDLLSGQEADYDEVAGSESDGGSGDEEEEKKEAWSSGGGGGGLYVDEFMDFDAPFNCRLSLKDFDTLIHDLDRELAKQINICL; this is translated from the exons atGTTCCATCCATGCCTGATGCTGTCCTCCAgacatcttcatcaccatcatcaccatcaatGATGACCACAAGaactccaccagcagcagaccCTGATCCCCCCTCGCCCCCACAAAACCACATCACAGTTGCTAAGAAACAGATGTGGGCACGGCAGGGCTCCACTGCTCCACCCACCACCTTGCCCTCAAGCTCCGCCCCCAGGATCTCTGACCGGGAGCAACCATCAGGGATATCCCAGGATGCACCTGGGCAGGCCTGGAGTCAGAGGCTAGCACAGGATAAG ACAGAGCAGTGCAGCAACAGGACGTGCATCAGTCTGGCCTGGGATATGACCAGCACCTCCTGTGTTCCTGTCAGTTCTTCAGCTGTCCACCAGGAAGCCCCCCAGCCAGCAGGGGGCTCCCCTGATGCACCCACCACCTCTGTCAGCACCAAGTCTGGCCAGCGTGCCTATCTCCAAAGCCTGGATCGCAGCAGCCGAGCCTGGGTGCTCTCCTCAGCAAAGACCCAGGCTTCAGACGAGGCCTGtgggctgcaggaggagagtgGCAGCAACATCTGGTACAACCCGAtccctgaggaggaggacgcaGTGGGTCCacgcagggaggaggagatatggaggaggagagacaagagggaCGAGGGACGAGCAGCTAAGAGGACGGGGCCGGGAGATTCCAGGGCAGAGCTGGGAGGTGTGTGGGTCGGGTCAGCAGAGAGTTTTAGCAGTGGCTGTCCACTGGAGGGCGCCAATCCAAGCGTTAGCCACCATATTGATAACATCACAACAGAAAACGCAG ACTACCCTCCCTCTGACTCTAGCCCCGCCTCCCAAAAGAAAGGGGTTGTGTCCACCAGTGTGATTGACAGGCTACGGTCTCCTGGTACAGTGAGGAAACTCTCCCTGAAGATGAAGAAACTTCCTGAGCTGCGCCGCAAACTCAGCCTTCGCTCCTCTCGCGCCCATCGCCAGGGAAACGACAGCAGAGGGGGTGGGGACGAGTCGACCAGTAAGAATACAGCATCATCGTCAGCCTTGTCCAACCAGAATGTGATCAGCAGATATCACCTTGATAGCTCCGCCCCTCCAGTCAGACCCCTGCGACGGTCTTCAAGAGGACGTTCTGCCAGTAAAGGAG GTTATCTTAGTGACGGAGACTCCCCTGAGCTGCTGCCACGGCAACAGGCCCCCCCCCTCACAACTTCCCAGGAAACGGCGTGCAACGTCAGTTCCTTCCAATTGTACGTGGGCTCCGATCCTCAGCGCTGCAGCCAGCGGGTGACTGGTTTACTGACGGTCCATCTACTGGgcctggaggagatgaagaccAGCAG GTCAGAGGGCAGTAAGGACGTCTTCCTGGCCATCCAGATCGATGGGGTGACGAGGGCGAGGACCTCCCTCCTGACCCTGCGAGGCTCCTCCCTCTCCTTAAACCACACCTTCCACCTGGAGCTGGAGAGAGCCCGGCAGCTCCGCATAGTGGTGTTAACACCAG ccaatCCACAGGCAGGTGGCGGGTCTAAGTCAGGGACGGATCAGGGTCAGACTTCAGGTGGTCCAACCAGGAACAGAGTCTGCAGTCTGGGTGGAGtctccatccctccactctTTAAAG cGAGTCgaagccagcagctctgtgtgaagCTGGAGCCCAGAGGTCTTCTTTATGTCAAACTGTCACTGCAGGAAAAATGGGACACACAG CCCAGCAGTGACCCGGCAGCGCCTGCCAATGTGTTTGGGGTTGAACTGCACCATCTGGTGGAGAAGGAAGGATCCGCAGCTCCAATCCCCCTGTTGATCCAGAAATGTGTGGCAGAGATAGAGCGACGAGGACTGAAG GTGGTGGGTCTGTACAGGTTGTGTGGTTCTGCTGCCGTGAAGAAGGAACTCAGGGATTGGTTTGAGAGGAACAGTTCAGCTGTCTGCCTAAGCGAGGACCTCTACCCTGACATCAATGTCATTACAG GTATACTGAAGGACTACCTGCGGGAGCTGCCATCTCAGCTTATCACCAAGACTCTGTATCAGGTCGTCAGGGAGGCCATGACCCTACGACCCCCACCCACGCCGCCTGCAACCCCTGATCCCGAGCTGGCCCAGAGCACCGTGGAGCTGCTGTCTTGTCTGCCGCCTCCAGAGAGG GCCACCTTGTCTCTCTTGCTGGACCACCTTAGCCTGGTGGCGTCCTTCAGCTCGTCCAACAGGATGACGCATCAGAACCTCGCCGTCTGCTTCGGACCGGTGCTCCTCACCCCGACCCAGGAGGCCTGGAGggcggggggaggagggggaggaggaggaggagggaggggaggaaggggaggagggaagggatTCGGTCATGGTGAGGAGATAGCAAGCGCGGTGGATTTCAAACGACATATTGAGGCACTCcactacctgctgcagctgtggccaG TGCCAACCCACCGAGTCCCGGCAGATGACCACATTGAGGtttccctgcctccctcccctGCCCTGACCCCTAACCCCCTGgaccagcagcagaggcatCCCGCGCTGCGACTGGTTCTGCcccagaaccaagaggaggaGGTTGTGGTGTCACGTCGGGGTCGAAGTGGTCTGGCCCGGCTGGAGAGCCCGCCACCAATCAACCGGTACGCTGGAGACTGGAGCATCTGCGGACGAGACCTTCTGTCTGGACAGGAGGCTGATTATGATGAGGTGGCAGGAAGCGAGAGCGATGGAG GCagtggagatgaagaggaggagaagaaggaggcgtGGTcatctggaggaggagggggaggtctGTACGTGGATGAGTTCATGGACTTTGACGCTCCGTTTAACTGCCGACTCAGCCTGAAGGACTTTGATACTCTGATCCACGACCTGGACCGAGAGCTGGCCAAGCAGATCAACATATGTctgtag
- the LOC143338934 gene encoding protein phosphatase 1 regulatory subunit 3C-B-like, producing MNCTRVLHIMSPCPGSPSPIMPVDMAVRICLASSPPLRSFLSNYDNRCSSSAAALLKRCEPLRPCLSSIHCGDAFSDVSTATTASTSASTEIGSGPAWLKRKKKKNVVFADSRGLALTAIHVFNEAEDYPLTELQFHLMEIEDATAGLHLGDVKEAADCGSGLVLDFIQPAEDYLDLRNRLKAQQVCLETCSVRDRLLSGTVQVRNLSFDKSVSVRITFDSWRSFQDVPCLYMNNIYGCPDTDTFSFSVSVPEVLEPSNTVEFCIQYQTQDHTFWDNNQGNNYRLAVVDPNGSPTRGTESTIGLEIQRDHGREKREEMEFDPFGSPRTSAGIFPEWQSWGQVETSAPYW from the exons ATGAACTGCACCAG gGTCCTCCACATTATGAGCCCTTGCCCCGGCAGTCCATCTCCCATCATGCCTGTCGATATGGCTGTAAGGATCTGTCTGGCCAGCTCTCCTCCGCTGCGCTCCTTTCTCAGTAATTATGACAACCGCTGTTCTTCATCAGCAGCCGCTCTGTTGAAGCGTTGTGAACCGCTGCGACCCTGTTTGTCCTCCATTCACTGTGGCGACGCCTTCAGTGATGTCAGCACAGCGACCACGGCCTCAACATCAGCGAGCACAGAGATCGGCAGTGGCCCAGCgtggctgaagaggaagaagaagaagaacgtgGTGTTTGCTGATTCTCGGGGCCTTGCACTCACCGCCATCCATGTCTTCAACGAAGCCGAGGACTACCCACTTACTGAACTGCAGTTCCACCTGATGGAGATAGAGGACGCCACAGCAGGGCTACACCTGGGAGATGTCAAAG aggctgcagattgTGGTTCAGGCTTGGTTCTGGACTTCATCCAGCCAGCTGAAGACTATCTGGACCTAAGGAACCGGCTCAAAGCCCAGCAGGTTTGTCTGGAGACCTGTTCTGTACGGGATCGTCTGCTCTCAGGCACAGTCCAGGTCCGAAACCTCTCTTTTGACAAGTCCGTATCGGTCCGAATCACCTTTGACTCATGGCGCTCCTTCCAGGATGTCCCTTGTCTGTACATGAACAATATCTATGGCTGCCCAGACACCGAcaccttctccttctctgtctcgGTACCAGAGGTACTTGAGCCCTCCAACACAGTGGAGTTCTGCATTCAGTATCAGACTCAGGACCATACCTTTTGGGACAACAATCAGGGGAACAACTACCGGCTGGCAGTGGTGGACCCAAATGGCAGCCCGACCCGGGGCACTGAGAGTACCATCGGGCTGGAGATCCAGAGAGACCATGGTcgagagaaaagggaagaaatgGAGTTTGATCCTTTTGGAAGTCCCAGGACTTCAGCAGGGATCTTCCCTGAGTGGCAGAGCTGGGGCCAAGTTGAGACCAGCGCCCCCTACTGGTGA